The proteins below are encoded in one region of Aquisphaera giovannonii:
- a CDS encoding diacylglycerol kinase, which translates to MTERRNPGEAHEGDAAGATAIEYPRGLLPVPEFDERSLQLQLEQAEELTARADRRNTRGKMLAGIRGLKHAIRGDSSFFAHFYRGTLIAITASMLGVNQWCWCLLILGACLVLIAELSHSAVDTLARAIGNPEEPRLCMAREIAAAGVLVAAFGSGGVTAIVLSWKLAQLMGWVL; encoded by the coding sequence ATGACGGAACGCCGCAATCCCGGAGAGGCCCACGAGGGCGACGCGGCGGGCGCGACCGCGATCGAATACCCCCGCGGCCTGCTGCCGGTCCCCGAGTTCGACGAGAGGAGCCTCCAGCTCCAGCTCGAGCAGGCCGAGGAGCTGACCGCGCGGGCCGACCGCCGCAACACCCGCGGCAAGATGCTCGCGGGGATCCGCGGCCTCAAGCACGCCATCCGCGGCGATTCCAGCTTCTTCGCCCACTTCTACCGCGGCACGCTCATCGCCATCACGGCGTCGATGCTGGGCGTGAACCAGTGGTGCTGGTGCCTGCTGATCCTCGGCGCCTGCCTGGTCCTCATCGCCGAGCTTTCCCACAGCGCGGTGGACACCCTGGCCCGGGCCATCGGCAACCCCGAGGAGCCGCGCCTCTGCATGGCCCGCGAGATCGCCGCCGCGGGGGTCCTCGTCGCCGCCTTCGGGTCCGGCGGCGTCACCGCGATCGTCCTCTCCTGGAAGCTCGCCCAGCTCATGGGGTGGGTGCTCTGA
- a CDS encoding cellulase family glycosylhydrolase: protein MRAWAACIGLSISLMATPPDAAASGADPPPRLERIRVSVDGTRFVQAGSGRGFVPWGFNYLGLFEHLAEDDWQTPEGWKRIEADFREMKRLGANVVRWHLQFETFVKAADRVDEQQLGRLRRLLGVARENGLYLDLTGLNCFRRDRIPAWYDALAEADRWKCQAFFWEAVARTCAGEPAVFCYNLMNEPVIAEPKPDEPPWVTGELGGFFFVQRISNRPAGRDAKDIAEAWVKSLVAAIRRHDRETLVTVGDIAWTVIWPGGKPAFASQQVARHLDFVSVHLYPATGRIDRDVAALEPYDVGKPLVVEEIFPMGCSVADLDKFIDATTPRVDGWIAHYFGHTAAEHRAGAQPAGALVADFLDYWSRKGAKIQRR from the coding sequence ATGCGAGCCTGGGCCGCGTGCATCGGATTGTCGATCTCCCTGATGGCGACCCCGCCCGATGCCGCGGCGAGCGGGGCGGACCCGCCTCCGCGACTCGAGCGGATCCGCGTCTCGGTTGATGGGACGCGGTTCGTCCAGGCGGGCTCGGGCCGCGGGTTCGTGCCCTGGGGGTTCAACTACCTCGGCCTGTTCGAGCACCTGGCCGAGGACGACTGGCAGACGCCCGAAGGCTGGAAGCGGATCGAGGCCGATTTCCGGGAGATGAAGCGGCTGGGTGCCAACGTCGTCCGCTGGCACCTCCAGTTCGAGACCTTCGTCAAGGCCGCCGACCGCGTGGACGAGCAGCAGCTCGGGCGGCTGAGGCGGCTCCTGGGCGTGGCCCGCGAGAACGGGCTGTACCTGGACCTGACGGGGCTGAATTGTTTCCGACGCGATCGCATCCCGGCCTGGTATGACGCCCTGGCGGAGGCGGATCGCTGGAAATGCCAGGCCTTTTTCTGGGAAGCCGTGGCGCGGACGTGCGCCGGGGAGCCCGCGGTCTTCTGCTACAACCTGATGAACGAGCCCGTCATCGCCGAGCCGAAGCCGGACGAGCCCCCCTGGGTGACGGGCGAGCTCGGCGGCTTCTTCTTCGTCCAGCGGATCTCCAACAGGCCGGCGGGGCGAGACGCGAAGGACATCGCCGAGGCGTGGGTGAAGTCCCTCGTCGCCGCGATCCGCCGCCACGACAGGGAGACCCTGGTGACGGTCGGCGACATCGCCTGGACCGTGATCTGGCCGGGCGGCAAGCCCGCCTTTGCGTCCCAGCAGGTGGCCCGCCACCTCGACTTCGTCAGCGTCCACCTCTACCCCGCGACCGGCCGCATCGACAGGGATGTTGCCGCGCTGGAGCCCTACGACGTGGGGAAGCCGCTCGTGGTCGAGGAGATCTTCCCCATGGGCTGCTCCGTGGCCGACCTGGATAAGTTCATCGACGCCACGACGCCCCGCGTGGACGGCTGGATCGCCCACTACTTCGGCCACACCGCCGCCGAGCACCGCGCCGGGGCCCAGCCCGCCGGGGCGCTGGTCGCGGACTTCCTCGACTACTGGTCGAGGAAGGGTGCAAAGATCCAGAGGCGTTGA
- a CDS encoding HNH endonuclease, with amino-acid sequence MGASVLQRPTLVLNRHWQPVHVATVARSLVLLWNEAAFVVDPEDYRLYSWADWAKLTPRDGELFIRTVKFRLRVPEVLTLAHHDRPRHNAVTFSRRNLFKRDHTTCQYCGCRPGTEELTIDHVIPRSQGGQTTWENCALACVSCNAKKANRTPEQANMKLRKVPIRPAWKPLYDASTVRIASWSRFLSDAYWNVPLEDAH; translated from the coding sequence ATGGGTGCTAGCGTCCTGCAACGGCCGACCCTCGTCCTCAATCGCCACTGGCAGCCCGTGCATGTCGCCACGGTGGCGCGTTCCCTGGTCCTGCTCTGGAACGAGGCGGCATTCGTGGTCGACCCGGAGGACTACCGGCTCTATTCGTGGGCCGACTGGGCGAAGCTCACCCCGCGCGACGGCGAGCTCTTCATCCGCACGGTGAAGTTCCGGCTCCGCGTGCCCGAGGTCCTCACGCTCGCGCACCACGACCGGCCGCGGCACAACGCCGTGACCTTCAGCCGCCGCAACCTGTTCAAGCGCGACCACACCACCTGCCAGTACTGCGGCTGTCGGCCGGGCACCGAGGAGTTGACCATCGATCACGTCATCCCGCGGTCCCAGGGGGGCCAGACCACCTGGGAGAACTGCGCCCTGGCGTGCGTCTCCTGCAACGCGAAGAAGGCCAACCGGACCCCGGAGCAGGCCAACATGAAGCTCCGAAAGGTCCCGATCCGGCCGGCCTGGAAGCCTCTGTACGACGCGTCCACCGTCCGGATCGCGAGCTGGTCCCGGTTCCTCAGCGACGCCTACTGGAACGTCCCCCTCGAGGACGCTCATTGA
- a CDS encoding sodium:solute symporter family protein, giving the protein MPSFALPSFLPLAAEAVTQKLVTLGVSDILIIVGYFAMVLGIGWYLKKQTTTSEDFFMAGREMTAWIAGLSFLSANLGSLELMGWAGSAYQYGILATHWYWIGAIPAMLFLGIVMMPFYYISKTHSVPGYLQLRFGEDSRAFAAISFAFMTILMSGVNMFSMAKVMEVVLGWDLNFSIWISSITVAAYVALGGLKSAIFNEVLQFMLIWAGAALIPIMGMIEVGGWANLQAKIGASYTHAWSTLGSFQDNPMGIHWTGIVFGLGFVISFGYWTTDFLVVQRVLAAKDLRSAKMAPIIGAAFKMAVPLIVILPGLLGLGVLDVKLVPESVAKVTPGAHSYNEVLPIMMARYMGPGLLGLGITALIAGFMAGMAGNVSAFATVWTYDIYRPFLNKKASDAHYLSMGRWCTIIGIFVSIGTAYMVMRAESIMDYVQALFSFFIAPLFGTVILGMLWKRATPAGGFWGLLAGTVCSILMWLWVLFDETAIRYVALSPHAKPMAENMYRALWSWIICVAVTVVVSLYTRPKPDEQLTGLVYGATPIPGEGDVPFWLRPIFWAGMVAAVFVALNVVFW; this is encoded by the coding sequence ATGCCGTCGTTCGCGCTACCGTCATTCCTGCCCCTCGCCGCCGAGGCCGTCACGCAAAAGCTCGTGACGCTGGGCGTGTCCGATATCCTGATCATCGTCGGCTATTTCGCGATGGTGCTGGGCATCGGCTGGTACCTGAAGAAGCAGACCACGACCAGCGAAGACTTCTTCATGGCCGGCCGGGAGATGACCGCGTGGATCGCGGGGCTCAGCTTCCTCTCGGCGAACCTCGGCTCCCTGGAGCTGATGGGCTGGGCCGGCTCCGCGTACCAGTACGGCATCCTCGCCACCCACTGGTACTGGATCGGCGCCATCCCGGCCATGCTCTTCCTGGGCATCGTGATGATGCCCTTCTATTACATCTCCAAGACGCACTCGGTCCCCGGCTACCTCCAGCTCCGCTTCGGGGAGGACTCGCGGGCGTTCGCGGCGATCTCGTTCGCGTTCATGACCATCCTCATGAGCGGCGTGAACATGTTCTCGATGGCCAAGGTGATGGAGGTGGTCCTCGGCTGGGACCTGAACTTCAGCATCTGGATCTCCTCGATCACGGTGGCGGCCTATGTCGCGCTCGGCGGCCTGAAGTCGGCGATCTTCAACGAAGTCCTCCAGTTCATGCTGATCTGGGCGGGCGCGGCGCTCATCCCGATCATGGGGATGATCGAGGTCGGGGGCTGGGCCAACCTCCAGGCGAAGATCGGCGCCTCGTACACGCACGCCTGGAGCACGCTCGGGTCGTTCCAGGACAACCCGATGGGGATCCACTGGACCGGCATCGTCTTCGGCCTGGGATTCGTGATCTCGTTCGGCTACTGGACGACGGACTTCCTGGTCGTGCAGCGGGTGCTCGCGGCCAAGGACCTGAGGTCCGCCAAGATGGCCCCGATCATCGGTGCCGCCTTCAAGATGGCGGTCCCGCTCATCGTCATCCTCCCGGGCCTGCTGGGGCTGGGCGTGCTCGACGTCAAGCTCGTGCCCGAGAGCGTCGCGAAGGTGACGCCCGGGGCGCACAGCTACAACGAGGTCCTGCCCATCATGATGGCCCGCTACATGGGCCCAGGGCTCCTCGGGCTGGGCATCACCGCCCTCATCGCGGGCTTCATGGCGGGCATGGCGGGGAACGTCAGCGCCTTCGCCACGGTCTGGACCTACGACATCTACCGGCCGTTCCTGAACAAGAAGGCCAGCGACGCCCATTACCTGAGCATGGGGCGCTGGTGCACGATCATCGGCATCTTCGTGAGCATCGGCACGGCGTACATGGTCATGCGGGCGGAGAGCATCATGGACTACGTCCAGGCGCTCTTCAGCTTCTTCATCGCGCCGCTCTTCGGCACCGTCATCCTGGGCATGCTCTGGAAGCGGGCCACGCCGGCAGGCGGATTCTGGGGGCTCCTGGCCGGGACCGTCTGCTCGATCCTCATGTGGCTCTGGGTCCTCTTCGATGAGACGGCGATCCGGTACGTGGCACTCTCGCCGCACGCCAAGCCGATGGCCGAGAACATGTATCGCGCCCTCTGGTCGTGGATCATCTGCGTGGCGGTGACCGTGGTCGTCAGCCTCTATACCCGGCCCAAGCCGGACGAGCAGCTGACGGGGCTGGTCTACGGCGCGACGCCGATCCCCGGGGAAGGGGACGTCCCGTTCTGGCTCCGGCCCATCTTCTGGGCGGGGATGGTGGCCGCCGTGTTCGTCGCGCTCAACGTCGTCTTCTGGTGA
- a CDS encoding competence/damage-inducible protein A: MLKAETLAIGTELVSGQSLDTNSQWLARELGAIGIPTLFHQTVCDQLEENVSALRIAAGRAGLVLLTGGLGPTRDDLTRDALAAYAGVPLREDPASLEAIRAMFARRNRPMADRNRVQALFPEGAEPLPNRVGTAPGIWMEHGGVAFACMPGIPSEMRVMFFEQVVPRLKARSWGTRSIVFRKINMFGRGESEIEAMSPDLTARDRVPEVGITAHQATISFRIRGEGDTPEEALAQTEPTAALIRERFGDLILGEGAEDLPEAVFAELRRTGATLATAESCTGGLVAQMITALVGVSPYFLGGVVSYANSAKAAFLDVPVEMLDAHGAVSPEVAEAMAAGARRRFGADLAISTTGVAGPTGGTPEKPVGLVYLGLATEAGTQSRRLEIGPEQPRDIIQHRAAKNALNWVRLALRERPGKD, from the coding sequence GTGTTGAAAGCTGAAACCCTCGCGATCGGCACCGAGCTGGTCAGCGGCCAGTCTCTGGACACGAACAGCCAGTGGCTCGCCCGGGAGCTCGGGGCGATCGGGATCCCGACCCTCTTCCACCAGACGGTCTGCGACCAGCTCGAGGAGAACGTCTCCGCGCTGCGGATCGCGGCCGGGCGGGCGGGGCTGGTGCTCCTGACCGGCGGCCTGGGCCCGACCCGTGACGACCTGACGCGCGACGCCCTGGCCGCCTACGCGGGCGTCCCGCTCCGCGAGGATCCCGCATCCCTGGAGGCGATCCGGGCGATGTTCGCGCGCCGGAACCGGCCGATGGCCGATCGCAACCGGGTGCAGGCCCTCTTCCCGGAGGGGGCCGAGCCGCTCCCCAACCGCGTGGGCACGGCCCCCGGGATATGGATGGAGCACGGGGGCGTCGCGTTCGCGTGCATGCCCGGAATTCCTTCCGAGATGCGCGTGATGTTCTTCGAGCAGGTCGTCCCGCGCCTGAAGGCCAGGAGCTGGGGCACCCGCAGCATCGTCTTCCGCAAGATCAACATGTTCGGCCGCGGCGAGTCCGAGATCGAGGCCATGTCCCCGGACCTGACCGCCCGGGACCGCGTCCCCGAGGTCGGCATCACGGCCCACCAGGCGACCATCAGCTTCCGGATCCGCGGCGAGGGCGACACCCCGGAGGAGGCCCTCGCCCAGACCGAGCCGACCGCCGCCCTCATCCGCGAACGCTTCGGCGACCTGATCCTCGGCGAGGGCGCGGAGGACCTCCCCGAGGCCGTCTTCGCCGAGCTGAGGCGGACCGGCGCGACCCTCGCCACGGCCGAGTCCTGCACCGGCGGCCTCGTCGCCCAGATGATCACCGCCCTGGTCGGGGTGAGCCCCTATTTCCTGGGCGGCGTGGTCAGCTACGCGAACTCCGCCAAGGCCGCGTTCCTCGACGTGCCGGTCGAGATGCTGGACGCGCACGGCGCCGTCAGCCCGGAGGTCGCCGAGGCCATGGCCGCCGGCGCCCGCAGGCGATTCGGCGCCGACCTGGCCATCAGCACGACGGGCGTCGCCGGCCCCACGGGCGGCACCCCCGAAAAGCCGGTGGGCCTGGTCTACCTGGGGCTCGCGACCGAGGCCGGGACGCAGTCCAGGCGCCTCGAGATCGGCCCCGAGCAGCCCCGAGACATCATCCAGCACCGCGCCGCCAAGAACGCCCTCAACTGGGTCCGCCTGGCCCTCCGCGAACGCCCGGGGAAGGACTAA
- a CDS encoding sodium:solute symporter family protein: MTTSLAWIDYLIMLIYLAFVLGIGVALKRFMKTSEDFFLSGRSIPAWVAGLAFISANLGAQEVIGMAASGAKYGIATSHFYWVGAIPAMVFVGLFMMPFYYGSRAHSVPEYLRLRFDEKTRGLNAITFAVMTVFSSGISMYAMAKLIMLLHLFDAPVLAMGLSRDWIFHAAIILSAVIVLGYVYLGGLTSAIYNEVLQFFLIVAGFLPLVLLGLKNVGGWSGLKATLDGMGKTQFTHTWVGMGQASTNPLGVEWFGLVMGLGFVLSFGYWCTDFLVVQRAMAADSMTSARRTPLIAALPKMFFPFLVILPGLLAIAVPTPAAPVAEASKPGATEAPALQGLIPAKVDYYTGELELDKDGKPVPDYDMAIPRMLLHYFPTGILGLGLTALLASFMSGMAGNVTAFNTVWTYDIYKAYVHPGASDNHYLWMGRFATLFGTVISIGAAYLASRFNNIMDALQLVFGFVNAPLFATFLLGMFWKRASGHGAFWGLLSGTGAAAIFHGLNLPAGSAAGIKGGWITNLFGAGPLYAFPTDMAQNFWMAIAAWVTCFVVTIAVSLFTQPRPDKELVGLVYALTDKPQEGHLTWYQRPLALGLVVLAMTAALNFLFY; encoded by the coding sequence GTTCATCTCCGCGAACCTGGGGGCGCAGGAGGTCATCGGCATGGCCGCCTCCGGGGCCAAGTACGGGATCGCCACCAGCCACTTCTACTGGGTGGGCGCCATCCCGGCGATGGTCTTCGTCGGCCTGTTCATGATGCCCTTCTACTACGGCTCGCGGGCGCACTCGGTGCCGGAATACCTGCGGCTGCGGTTCGACGAGAAGACGCGCGGGCTCAACGCCATCACCTTCGCCGTGATGACCGTCTTCTCCAGCGGCATCTCGATGTACGCGATGGCCAAGCTGATCATGCTCCTGCACCTGTTCGACGCGCCGGTGCTGGCGATGGGCCTGTCCCGCGACTGGATCTTCCACGCGGCCATCATCCTGTCGGCGGTCATCGTGCTGGGGTACGTGTATCTCGGCGGGCTGACGAGCGCCATCTACAACGAGGTGCTCCAGTTCTTCCTCATCGTCGCCGGCTTCCTGCCCCTCGTGCTGCTCGGCCTCAAGAACGTCGGAGGCTGGTCCGGCCTCAAGGCCACGCTGGACGGCATGGGCAAGACGCAGTTCACCCACACCTGGGTCGGGATGGGGCAGGCGAGCACCAACCCGCTGGGCGTGGAGTGGTTCGGCCTGGTGATGGGCCTGGGCTTCGTGCTGTCGTTCGGCTACTGGTGCACGGACTTCCTGGTCGTGCAGCGGGCCATGGCGGCCGATTCCATGACCTCCGCCCGCCGCACGCCGCTGATCGCGGCGCTGCCGAAGATGTTCTTCCCGTTCCTCGTGATCCTCCCGGGCCTCCTGGCGATCGCCGTGCCGACTCCGGCCGCGCCGGTCGCGGAGGCGTCGAAGCCGGGGGCCACGGAGGCCCCGGCGCTGCAGGGGCTCATCCCCGCCAAGGTGGACTACTACACGGGCGAGCTCGAGCTGGACAAGGACGGCAAGCCGGTCCCCGACTATGACATGGCCATCCCCCGGATGCTGCTGCATTACTTCCCGACCGGCATCCTGGGCCTCGGGCTCACCGCGCTGCTGGCGAGCTTCATGTCGGGCATGGCGGGGAACGTCACCGCGTTCAACACCGTCTGGACTTATGACATCTACAAGGCCTACGTCCACCCGGGGGCCAGCGACAACCATTATCTGTGGATGGGCCGGTTCGCCACGCTCTTCGGCACGGTGATCTCGATCGGGGCGGCATACCTGGCGTCCCGCTTCAACAACATCATGGACGCCCTCCAGCTCGTCTTCGGGTTCGTGAACGCGCCGCTGTTCGCGACGTTCCTCCTGGGCATGTTCTGGAAGCGGGCCAGCGGCCACGGCGCCTTCTGGGGGCTGCTCTCCGGGACCGGTGCCGCGGCGATCTTCCACGGCCTGAACCTGCCGGCCGGCAGCGCGGCGGGGATCAAGGGGGGGTGGATCACCAACCTCTTCGGCGCGGGCCCGCTCTACGCGTTCCCCACCGACATGGCCCAGAATTTCTGGATGGCGATCGCCGCCTGGGTCACCTGCTTCGTCGTGACGATCGCCGTGAGCCTCTTCACGCAGCCGAGGCCGGACAAGGAGCTGGTCGGTCTCGTGTACGCCCTGACGGACAAGCCGCAGGAAGGACACCTGACGTGGTACCAGCGGCCGCTGGCCCTCGGCCTGGTCGTGCTCGCGATGACCGCGGCGCTGAACTTCCTCTTCTATTGA
- a CDS encoding LPS-assembly protein LptD: MDARAGAAQDADRAAAASRYSADPFDLAAHRIVAWETSGEHWVVLSDDAAVLQGTDGVRSRAAVVRIVEVTIGGEKGHQIDIYAEGDVRITGQDRAPAPSFRTSVRTAREVRLNPYRPAGLQVVKGPPRGLAILDRCGFAGGVQSRPAAAATPASVAPRQDRQVQRAAAQADPPQSASRAVPAPEPLPPPAAEVVETQATGAAPGSGTRPSAAPDPAAEPDAAMAEPAQPPPASEPDVDLPPIEGSQEFEVPDLNKPDGRVPQVQPLPGPSGDEPAPSIRGESSPRNPRAAAPPTAPILPGTERVITIVPRSNRPLLDHREVTPDGTEVVTVRGGVNIVGRTPKHGIIDAEADNLVIWRHPDPKKKGEQRIGPNGEVIENANDPLEVYLQGNVVIRMDEQKVAGKGDQRTFRAEEAFYNFLTDRLVVNKGEADVFAQGLIAPLKIKAPRIDQFHKIVRRPDGTLVEDTNPEIRAERTVMTGSRFPNPSYQLNNRTVDLTRTSQPLTDPNSGRRLTDPNDPNAPEDLVWQYDARQNVFWMGWVPIFYWPRLKGTADDLETPLRNFGFRSNNYFGQQVLTDWNGFKVFGLQRPQWIDNWNLDLDYLSARTKDFPALGSELGWFGNDLINDLTDPYHRIKAPGEHITKDYFGYLDIWGLKDSGNDVLGSGPAVVTNGPPGAGQRGYQRDDVPPFQDFRGRFNARHMQHFLPDDDEHHFEDLRLQLEIAYVSDRHFLEEYYKRLSEVGLDQETLGYMQYQKNNTAWSLWGEANLQDFYTDTQWLPRLDYYRLGDSLLDHWFNYSQHSGADYANTHTDVMVNNPNLFAFMPYDPISNTSGPFSAFRAYTNHEIDMPLNIYDVVRVMPYLQGQAVGWSDQIGGGPFNQQDTGALGRIWGAAGVHTEMSAWKVYPWAEDEILNIHGLNNKISLSADFRTAYANQNLDQIAVQDDLDDNTYEFVRRYFAMTSWTGGILPGMYDPRHLMLRRTISPITGTTDVQGSMTTLQLGWHQRLQTKRGPEGKRRIVDWMTLDVNGTYFPNAQRDNFGTPWGQTTYNYQWFLGDRTSIVSSGWFDFWPISGSKPLDNYNVQGFNPQGLNIITTGISLSRPPRASVYIGYTVINTGVINTSALNTSLSYWLSPKWYGSFSTSYDFGNKILLGSMFSLTRIGADYLTSVGLNVDPQRQSYMFAVQISPRLSPNMRLGAGVGLNQLDSRYAPTQ, translated from the coding sequence GTGGACGCGCGAGCCGGCGCGGCACAGGACGCCGACCGGGCGGCCGCCGCCTCGCGGTACTCCGCCGATCCGTTCGACCTGGCCGCGCACCGCATCGTCGCCTGGGAGACCTCGGGCGAGCATTGGGTCGTCCTCTCGGACGATGCGGCCGTGCTCCAGGGGACCGACGGCGTGCGGTCCCGCGCCGCGGTCGTCCGGATCGTCGAGGTGACGATCGGCGGCGAGAAGGGCCACCAGATCGACATCTATGCCGAGGGGGACGTCCGGATCACCGGGCAGGACCGCGCGCCGGCGCCGAGCTTCCGGACCAGCGTCCGGACGGCCCGCGAGGTCCGCCTCAATCCCTACCGGCCGGCCGGCCTCCAGGTCGTGAAAGGGCCCCCGCGCGGGCTGGCGATCCTCGATCGCTGCGGCTTCGCGGGCGGCGTCCAGTCCCGCCCGGCCGCGGCCGCGACCCCGGCGTCCGTCGCCCCCCGGCAAGATCGGCAGGTGCAGCGGGCCGCGGCCCAGGCCGATCCGCCGCAATCGGCCTCGCGGGCGGTGCCGGCCCCCGAGCCGCTGCCTCCGCCCGCCGCGGAGGTCGTGGAGACGCAGGCCACGGGGGCCGCCCCGGGGAGCGGCACCCGGCCCTCCGCCGCCCCTGACCCCGCCGCGGAGCCCGACGCGGCCATGGCGGAGCCCGCCCAGCCGCCGCCGGCGTCCGAGCCGGACGTGGACCTGCCGCCCATCGAGGGATCCCAGGAGTTCGAGGTCCCCGACCTGAACAAGCCGGACGGCCGCGTGCCCCAGGTCCAGCCGCTCCCGGGCCCCTCCGGCGACGAGCCCGCGCCCTCCATCCGGGGCGAATCCTCGCCGCGGAATCCGAGGGCGGCCGCCCCTCCCACGGCCCCGATCCTGCCGGGCACCGAGCGGGTCATCACCATCGTCCCGCGGAGCAACCGGCCCCTGCTCGATCATCGCGAGGTCACGCCGGACGGGACGGAAGTCGTGACGGTGCGGGGGGGCGTCAACATCGTCGGCAGGACGCCGAAGCACGGCATCATCGACGCCGAGGCGGACAACCTCGTCATTTGGCGGCACCCCGACCCCAAGAAGAAGGGCGAGCAGAGGATCGGCCCCAACGGCGAGGTCATCGAGAATGCGAACGACCCCCTGGAGGTCTACCTCCAGGGTAACGTGGTGATCCGCATGGACGAGCAGAAGGTCGCCGGCAAGGGGGACCAGCGGACCTTCCGCGCGGAGGAGGCCTTCTACAACTTCCTCACCGACCGCCTGGTCGTGAACAAGGGCGAGGCCGACGTCTTCGCGCAGGGCCTGATCGCTCCGCTGAAGATCAAGGCGCCGCGGATCGACCAGTTCCACAAGATCGTGCGCCGGCCGGACGGGACTCTCGTCGAGGATACCAACCCGGAGATCCGCGCCGAGCGGACGGTCATGACCGGCAGCCGGTTCCCGAACCCGTCGTATCAGCTCAACAACCGCACCGTGGACCTGACGCGGACGTCCCAGCCCCTGACCGACCCCAACTCCGGCCGGCGGCTGACCGACCCCAATGATCCCAACGCCCCCGAGGACCTGGTCTGGCAGTACGACGCCCGCCAGAACGTCTTCTGGATGGGGTGGGTGCCCATCTTCTACTGGCCGCGGCTGAAGGGGACGGCGGACGACCTGGAGACCCCGCTGCGGAACTTCGGCTTCCGCTCCAACAACTACTTCGGCCAGCAGGTCCTGACGGACTGGAACGGGTTCAAGGTCTTCGGCCTGCAGCGGCCCCAGTGGATCGACAACTGGAACCTGGACCTGGACTACCTGAGCGCCCGGACCAAGGACTTCCCCGCGCTCGGCAGCGAGCTCGGCTGGTTCGGCAACGACCTGATCAACGACCTGACCGACCCGTACCACCGGATCAAGGCGCCCGGCGAGCACATCACGAAGGACTACTTCGGCTACCTGGACATCTGGGGCCTGAAGGACTCCGGCAACGACGTGCTGGGCTCCGGCCCGGCGGTCGTGACCAACGGGCCCCCCGGCGCGGGGCAGAGGGGCTACCAGCGCGACGACGTCCCGCCCTTCCAGGACTTCCGGGGCCGGTTCAACGCCCGGCACATGCAGCATTTCCTCCCCGACGACGACGAGCACCACTTCGAGGACCTGCGGCTCCAGCTCGAGATCGCCTACGTCTCCGACCGCCACTTCCTGGAGGAATACTACAAGCGGCTCAGCGAGGTCGGCCTGGACCAGGAGACGCTGGGCTACATGCAGTACCAGAAGAACAACACGGCGTGGAGCCTCTGGGGCGAGGCCAACCTCCAGGACTTCTACACCGACACCCAGTGGCTCCCCCGGCTCGACTACTACCGGCTGGGCGACTCCCTGCTGGACCACTGGTTCAACTACTCGCAGCATTCGGGGGCGGACTACGCCAACACGCACACCGACGTCATGGTCAACAACCCGAACCTCTTCGCGTTCATGCCGTATGACCCGATCTCGAACACGAGCGGACCCTTCTCGGCGTTCCGCGCGTACACGAACCACGAGATCGACATGCCGCTGAACATCTACGACGTGGTCCGGGTCATGCCGTACCTCCAGGGGCAGGCGGTCGGCTGGAGCGACCAGATCGGCGGCGGGCCGTTCAACCAGCAGGACACCGGGGCGCTCGGCCGCATCTGGGGCGCCGCGGGCGTCCACACGGAGATGTCCGCCTGGAAGGTCTACCCCTGGGCGGAGGACGAGATCCTCAACATCCACGGCCTGAACAACAAGATCAGCCTCTCCGCCGACTTCCGCACGGCGTACGCGAACCAGAACCTCGACCAGATCGCGGTGCAGGACGACCTGGACGACAACACGTACGAGTTCGTCCGCCGCTACTTCGCGATGACCAGCTGGACCGGGGGCATCCTCCCCGGCATGTACGACCCGAGGCACCTGATGCTCCGGCGGACGATCTCGCCGATCACCGGCACGACCGACGTGCAGGGGTCGATGACCACGCTCCAGCTCGGCTGGCACCAGCGGCTCCAGACGAAGCGGGGGCCGGAGGGGAAGCGGCGGATCGTGGACTGGATGACGCTCGACGTCAACGGCACGTATTTCCCGAACGCCCAGCGCGACAACTTCGGGACGCCCTGGGGCCAGACCACGTACAACTACCAGTGGTTCCTGGGCGACCGGACCAGCATCGTCTCGTCGGGGTGGTTCGACTTCTGGCCGATCTCCGGGAGCAAGCCGCTGGACAACTACAACGTCCAGGGCTTCAACCCGCAGGGCCTGAACATCATCACCACGGGCATCTCGCTGAGCCGGCCGCCGCGGGCGAGCGTCTACATCGGCTACACGGTGATCAACACCGGCGTGATCAACACGTCGGCCCTGAACACCTCGCTCTCCTACTGGCTGAGCCCCAAGTGGTACGGGTCGTTCTCCACCTCGTACGACTTCGGCAACAAGATCCTCCTGGGCTCGATGTTCTCGCTCACGAGGATCGGCGCCGATTACCTGACGTCGGTCGGCCTGAACGTGGACCCGCAGCGTCAGAGCTACATGTTCGCGGTCCAGATCTCGCCGCGGCTCTCGCCGAACATGCGGCTGGGCGCCGGCGTGGGCCTGAACCAGCTCGACTCGCGCTACGCCCCGACGCAGTGA